The following are encoded together in the Humulus lupulus chromosome 5, drHumLupu1.1, whole genome shotgun sequence genome:
- the LOC133779193 gene encoding uncharacterized protein LOC133779193: protein MGSQLSVEQQDIGDEVCAAITQCFETSNFPTELHETTLSLIPKVANPSRAVDYRPIACCSTLYKCMAKLICKRLADILPDLVQPNQGAFVKGRSIAHNIMIFQDLIKNYGRTSTSSRCAIKIDLSKAYDTVDWDFLEDLLKALRFPMKFIGWVMSCVRNTSYFLLMNGRIQGKFKGGKGLRQDVAYVSKKVAAEVKEVAYIA, encoded by the exons ATGGGATCTCAGCTTTCTGTTGAGCAGCAA GACATAGGGGATGAGGTGTGTGCTGCTATTACTCAGTGTTTTGAAACTAGTAATTTCCCTACTGAGCTCCATGAAACAACCTTATCTTTGATTCCTAAGGTAGCTAACCCCTCACGGGCTGTTGACTATAGACCCATAGCCTGCTGCTCTACATTGTACAAGTGTATGGCGAAATTGATTTGTAAGAGACTGGCCGATATTCTCCCCGATCTTGTACAGCCCAATCAGGGAGCATTTGTCAAAGGTCGCTCTATTGCCCATAATATTATGATTTTTCAAGATCTCATCAAAAACTATGGGAGGACTTCTACTTCATCGAGATGTGCTATCAAGATAGATCTTAGTAAGGCCTATGACACGGTAGATTGGGATTTTCTTGAGGACCTGTTAAAAGCTCTTAGATTTCCTATGAAATTCATAGGTTGGGTCATGTCTTGTGTTAGGAATACTTCCTATTTTCTTCTGATGAATGGCAGAATTCAAGGCAAATTTAAAGGTGGGAAAGGGCTGAGACAAG ATGTTGCATATGTTTCAAAAAAGGTTGCAGCTGAGGTTAAAGAGGTTGCATACATTGcttaa